The Mytilus galloprovincialis chromosome 7, xbMytGall1.hap1.1, whole genome shotgun sequence genome has a window encoding:
- the LOC143084177 gene encoding uncharacterized protein LOC143084177, which translates to MYLDDGLGIEQDQEMCKIVSEQVKLDLVKSGFVPKAEKSLWEPTKRLVWLGTYIDTEYGLSEVNVKHFSVDESCHSIIYSDASDTGFGGYIVEAPQNIAHGMLVESERSNSSTWKELSAVKKVLLSLINIISGKKVKWFTDNQNVVSIVSKGSTKTILQNLALDIFSACLKYNVNIDIVWIPRTLNEKADFLSRIVDHDDWGISYYIFQLIESLWGLHEVDWFASDHNFKLLVFYSRFWNENSSGIDAFTVDWYGVNGLFVPPVFLIPRVIYYMRQCNAVGTLIVPCWPSASYWPMLCPNGGDFTDQVIAYVELPSGKEFYTPGKSKKAIFGNTDLTFKMLALRLDFRV; encoded by the coding sequence ATGTATCTTGATGATGGTTTGGGTATAGAACAAGATCAAGAAATGTGCAAGATTGTGTCAGAACAAGTTAAGCTAGATTTAGTTAAAAGTGGCTTTGTACCTAAAGCAGAAAAGTCATTGTGGGAACCTACTAAACGTTTGGTTTGGTTAGGTACATATATTGATACAGAATATGGTTTAAGTGAagttaatgtaaaacatttcagtgTTGATGAATCATGTCATAGTATTATCTACAGTGACGCTAGTGATACAGGTTTTGGTGGTTATATTGTAGAAGCACCACAAAACATTGCACATGGTATGTTGGTTGAATCAGAACGTAGTAATAGTTCAACTTGGAAGGAACTTTCTGCGGTAAAGAAAGTTTTGCTGTCCTTAATTAACATTATATCCGGAAAAAAGGTTAAATGGTTTACAGATAACCAAAATGTTGTGAGCATTGTAAGCAAAGGAAGTACTAAAACTATTTTACAGAATTTAGCGTTGGACATATTTAGCGCATGTTTGAAGTACAATGTCAACATTGATATAGTTTGGATACCTAGGACACTAAACGAAAAAGCTGATTTTCTGAGTCGTATCGTTGATCATGATGATTGGGGAATATCATATTACATTTTTCAATTGATAGAATCTTTATGGGGCCTGCATGAAGTAGATTGGTTTGCTTCTGATCACAATTTCAAGTTACTGGTATTTTATTCAAGATTTTGGAATGAAAATTCTTCTGGTATTGATGCGTTCACAGTAGATTGGTATGGGGTTAACGGTCTTTTTGTACCACCTGTATTTCTTATACCACGTGTTATTTATTACATGAGACAATGCAACGCTGTAGGTACATTGATTGTTCCTTGCTGGCCATCCGCAAGTTATTGGCCTATGTTATGCCCAAATGGGGGCGATTTCACAGATCAAGTTATTGCATATGTAGAATTACCAAGCGGTAAGGAGTTTTATACTCCTGGTAAAAGCAAGAAGGCCATTTTTGGTAATACTGATCTTACTTTTAAGATGTTAGCTCTGAGGCTAGATTTCAGAGTATAA
- the LOC143082741 gene encoding uncharacterized protein LOC143082741 gives MIGHTSPTENLVVKNVLEGAKRRLATRIEKKEPVTPELLSKMYSSSFKEYNVMSQRFICACLLAYSGFLRVSELLNIRRCDIIFELGYISIFIPKSKTDIYRDGNSVVIAGMDSDMCPVKNLKLYLLWADISPESEEFIFRNLTKFKDRYVLRKENKPLSYTRMRELFIEAFQPFVSDIKKYGLHSLRSGGATTCANLGISDRLFKRHGRWRSETAKDGYIKDSLKDRLIVSENLGL, from the coding sequence ATGATTGGTCATACGTCTCCTACCGAAAATttagttgtgaaaaatgttttagaaGGTGCAAAACGCCGATTAGCTACTCGAATTGAGAAAAAGGAACCAGTTACTCCTGAGCTTCTATCTAAAATGTATAGTTCGTCATTTAAGGAATATAATGTTATGTCACAGCGTTTTATATGTGCGTGTTTACTAGCTTACTCAGGTTTTTTGAGAGTGTCCGAGCTATTAAATATACGGAGATGTGATATCATTTTTGAATTAggttatatatctatatttattccGAAAAGTAAAACTGATATCTATCGTGATGGCAATTCTGTAGTTATAGCCGGTATGGATTCAGATATGTGTCCagttaagaatttaaagttatatttGTTGTGGGCTGACATTTCGCCGGAATCAgaagaatttatttttagaaatttaacaaaattcaaGGATAGATATGTTCTTCGGAAGGAAAATAAACCACTGTCTTATACACGTATGAGAGAATTATTTATTGAAGCTTTTCAACCATTTGTGTCAGATATTAAGAAATATGGATTGCACAGTTTACGTTCTGGCGGAGCTACAACTTGCGCTAATTTAGGTATTTCCGATCGATTGTTCAAAAGACATGGCAGATGGCGTTCAGAGACGGCCAAGGACGGTTATATTAAAGATTCTTTAAAAGACAGATTAATTGTTTCTGAAAATTTAGGTTTATAA